The proteins below are encoded in one region of Longimicrobium sp.:
- a CDS encoding GNAT family N-acetyltransferase, with protein MMLPERRRLDVPAPLDFRSGRHDQDMFLRERAWLDQQQRLSTTYLYSIDQSVAAYATICMWSILLGTREKPAGVRYRTIAALLLAQLGVHEIWQGKGLGRMVVAAVIDLATAVSALVACRYVVLDARPELVAWYERQGFVINKVEQRAREEAAARRGASPIPVSMRFDLREV; from the coding sequence GACGTCCCCGCCCCGCTCGACTTCAGATCCGGGCGGCACGATCAGGACATGTTCCTACGCGAACGAGCCTGGTTGGACCAGCAACAGAGGCTGTCGACGACATACCTGTACTCCATCGATCAATCCGTAGCGGCGTACGCGACGATCTGCATGTGGTCCATCCTGTTGGGCACTCGCGAAAAGCCGGCGGGGGTACGATACAGGACGATCGCGGCCTTGCTGCTGGCCCAGTTGGGCGTCCATGAGATCTGGCAGGGCAAGGGGCTGGGCCGGATGGTCGTAGCCGCCGTAATCGATCTCGCCACTGCTGTCTCAGCGCTCGTCGCGTGCCGCTACGTCGTCCTGGACGCCCGGCCGGAACTCGTGGCCTGGTACGAGCGGCAAGGCTTCGTAATCAACAAGGTCGAGCAACGAGCACGTGAAGAAGCGGCCGCTCGCCGCGGCGCCTCACCCATCCCGGTGAGCATGCGCTTCGACCTGCGAGAGGTTTGA